The DNA window ACGGGAGAATTTGTATTAACATTAGTTAATCGATTATAAAAACGCGTCgtaaattctagagaaaattgggcagcatttcccctgtaaacttaacaatcctcgAAATTCCAACTTAGccaaacatcaatcaaaataccaacaacaacaataccaaaatttcatatcaaactagaattaaatccattcttaatttacttccaaaacagtccaatATACATCCGGATGTCAATGTTTGTacacacttctttatttctgtatattcataatatactaataacaacaactacagccaatTCCCCGATATTCCAGTACACCAAACAATttataacaaccaccaaacagtcCACATGGTAACAATGATAATTTATCTGATTTTCGGCATAATTTTCGTATTTCCCATGTCATAATTTAACTATGACCTGgacgaatttaaatatatctaatagaggagaattcttaccttatattccaagaaataatcttcttccaccttactttaATACGAAGAAAGTCCGAATCCAATAACACGACAACACGAACAACGAGATCAAAATGGTGCCCAACACCCGtatttttcttgagaaaaactACACTTTGCTGCCTCAAATTGTAGTGCCATTGCAGTACACTTCGTTGCTATTTAATTTCCAAAGAAGGTTGCTAAGTTGCACGACTTTTCCATTTGAAAGAACCAAAATTATATAGAAAGTCCTGTGTTGCCCACGTATAATATTCATTATATAGAAGATCATAATTAAATTCTTCATTATGGGCTAAGGATCCACCCCCTTTTTGACCATTCCTTTGTAATAATGAGTTTTTGTCTTAAAGGTGCCACCATTAGACACATATGCAGCAACTAATAATTATTCTACATCAACCTTGTTGAATTTATTCTATCATGCCTTGCTGCCCATTATTTGTTCATAACACGTGTGGAATCTGCCCACGCTAATAATTATCCACTAATCTCAATTAATTCTTTAATCTCCATTGCAAATTTCTGACTTAATAGATtgcacacataattaatttcttgatctcaacccatttaaataataattatttttttatatacttcaTATACCCATTATCATGATCATGTAATATAACACTAGTCCACAACCTCGTTTGCCATACATAAAGGATAATTTCCAATCACCGTCATTACACTTGTTAAGGCCCAAATTATTTTTGGACTTCATTCCTCACATATACCAAGTTCTTGTTTTTCATGCTTAAATATAACCAAATTCTTCGGATTCGGATAAATTtcctcatgttggacggttcacTTTCCTAGTTCAAAAATACGGAATAtcatagcttggaccgtatttcactcaaATAAATTTTAAACCTCGATGAAACTTACTTTCTTCTATTTGTTTAACTTCTGATATTTACAACACATCTGTACCATCAATCTAACCACCTATAACCTTGGGGGATAACCTTATGTccattactaatatcatttaactcgtacactttccaacgcatgagaatacgggatgtaacatccttcccccctttagaacattcgtcctcgaatgttaaactagtcctgcACTCCCAATACTTCCTTAAAACTTAAGTACCATCATCCCTACAATACCCTTTAAGTCCCATCGgtagtacttttaaaaaaaaaagtattttataaAGATTACGGGTGATGGATCAATACTGTCCTCAAGGGTATATATAAACATTGTTAATACCACAAAACATACTTTATCGATTACCGTCGCTACATAGCATAAAACCTCTCAATTCATACTTGCTTAATATTACAAATATTCATTTCTTCTTTCACACATTATCAAAGGTGCAGATGTACCTGTGACGGCATCGGGGTATGACTCTGGATCCTGTCGATCTGCTAGAGCATATAtacggggctgagtggcacctgaagtagatgctccccctctgacTCTACCTTGACCTGCTGGAATCGAGGGAGTCTGGCCTCCTGGGCGCACCGAAGAAGAACCGGCCACTGATCTTGTGGGCTGAgtcccaactctaccactcatcgacggacaatctctcatcatgtgcccaacctggccACAGGCGTAACAAGCATCTGATCCCTGGAGACACCGTCCGGAATGTAGTCTACCGCACTGACTGCACCGCGGTGCTGGGGGTCTTCTTTGGCTATAATCTCCCCTATACCGAGAGCCCGACTCTGTAAAACTCTGATCCGGTCCGGTATGACTAGAGAAATCGTACCCCTGGCTTGCAACTCGTGGAGGTACGCTAGTCACCGATTGAACTGAGTGACTAGAATAGTTTTGCCTTGATCCCCCTTTATATTCACTGCTTTCTCCCATCGACCTATCCCTCTTGTTTTGCCTTCGATCAACATCGCggtcacccctttgcggaggttgcTTTCCTTCTAGATTCTGAGCATGAGCTTGTATACGGGCAATGTCCATCCCTGCTTGCAACGAGGCTGTCAGACAGTCTTTGAATAAGTGTGGccccaaaccactcacaaatctatgcacacGATCCCCCATGTCGGCCATCATAGTCGGGGCATACCGGGCTAAGGAATTAAATTGCAGACTATACTCTcgagcactcatgcttccttgctttagattcaagaacctgtccgctctagctcggcgaacCTCGGGCGGCAAGTAGTGACGaataaaagcatccacaaattccTGCCATATAGGCAGAGGCGCATTCTCTCCTCTTGACAGCACCCAGTTGTTATACCATAACACTGCCacgtcccggagtctataagaggccaactccacggactcggtctcggaggcatgaataattttcaatgtcctcaacatctcatcaataaaaccttgcgggtcttcatccggctttgacccaaaaaactccGGAGGCTTcagactaataaaatcacgagctctggtactagctgactGATCACTTGAACTCacattctgccgctgtgcctgggtggcaaccaactgtgtcagtAAATGgatggcctcggtcacttgttgacccgaagtaacCGGTGGAGGGACTGGATGCACTGGAGCTGGAGTGAAGACCTCTTCATGCCCTCCTGCTACTGGAGGAATAGAGGTAGCGTGCGAGGGAGTGGCACTCTGAGATTCACTATGTCCTAGCTCAACCGGGGGCTCTCGGCTGGTGCCTTCTCCCGCAGCGCCTCGTATTGTGCtggctttcttcttctttctcaaagGCATTGCTGAAAATTAAACAGAAAAGATTAGATAGTTGCATCcttaacttggctctatcgcacgatctctttAAGATGAAAgacggtcatttttcctaaatgccccgtagcctcttgtttattagagtggcgcgctacacaccataaacaagactctactagacacggctcgtagacacttcttaggactgaactgctctgataccacttctgtcacgacccgactaagggccgcgacgggtacccggggctaaccaccgagcaccgcttatTCTGCTGCTTACTATTCTCATTATGctctttttttattataatcatatacaaatcataGTAGGAATCATACTCCCATAAACATAGGCCcgtaggctatcaaaataataatacacatatacatggaactgtgagaccatactacccacatcGCGCATCCACGAGCCTCTCGGAGTACTACACATGTAGACGGAACAAGActccgtcgtgcccaaaatgtacaaatataaCAAAAGAGTAATCATaagcacctccggacaatggagtgctctcaactAGCTGACAGCTACTAGGGATCTGGATCAAgctcacctccctgtctacctgtgggcatgaacacagcgtccaaagaaaacgaacgtcagtacgaatattgtactcaGTATGAGAGGCATaatcaataataatacatcaatgaaatagggaggcatcaataaaaaaaaagtataatctGTAACTAATTGTGAATCATAGAGACATattgcatgctgacttacttccATACTCATCATCTCATGTATGCAtaacacatatgtatataaactgcccgaccatataggtacggtgtgataatcaataacattagcccgcgtccggggtatcatctcatgccgcccactaatggtgtctgcccatgccgtctggccatggtgtataagctgcccgccttagcggtgactgcccggccaactaggcgcggtgtaatatgaTCATGACATGCTCATCATAAAATACTTGtaataatatgcttatcatagtacATGCATAAGACTCAAGATCAactatactctatcggggtgacgtaaggtcgtgattccccgatttcattatggagcaattattgacattctgcctcaccttgaaggaattagtacataaggtgagtgtaagcaataaatagcatcattatcaatatGGCATCATTacatcatatctcttatcttatataGACATTTATGGATCTAGGCTTTTAGCTTCTTGGAATACATGAACTCATGAAGAGTAAAAGAACTTATACTATGGGATTCATGccattggaaagaaaggactagcctcacatacctttgtcgtttagctatgtTATCGTTCACTTGCCCTCCCCTAATGTCACGTCGTTACCTTCACGGGAGAATTTGTATTAACATTAGTTAATCGATTATAAAAACGCGTCgtaaattctagagaaaatttaaGTAAAGCATTTCCCACCgtaaacttaacaatcctcgAAATTCCAACTTAGccaaacatcaatcaaaataccaacaacaacaataccaaaatttcatatcaaactagaattaaatccattcttaattTACTTCCAAAACGGTCCAATATACATCCGGATGTCAATGTTTGTacacacttctttatttctgtatattcataatatactaataacaacaactacagccaatTCCCCGATATTCCAGTACACCAAACAATttataacaaccaccaaacagtcCACATGGTAACAATGATAATTTATCTGATTTTCGGCATAATTTTCGTATTTCCCATGTCATAATTTAACTATGACCTGgacgaatttaaatatatctaatagaggagaattcttaccttatattccaagaaataatcttcttccaccttactttaATACGAAGAAAGTCCGAATCCAATAACACGACAACACGAACAACGAGATCAAAATGGTGCCCAACACCCGtatttttcttgagaaaaactACACTTTGCTGCGTCAAAT is part of the Lycium ferocissimum isolate CSIRO_LF1 unplaced genomic scaffold, AGI_CSIRO_Lferr_CH_V1 ctg781, whole genome shotgun sequence genome and encodes:
- the LOC132045752 gene encoding uncharacterized protein LOC132045752 isoform X1, whose protein sequence is MPLRKKKKASTIRGAAGEGTSREPPVELGHSESQSATPSHATSIPPVAGGHEEVFTPAPVHPVPPPVTSGQQVTEAIHLLTQLVATQAQRQNVSSSDQSASTRARDFISLKPPEFFGSKPDEDPQGFIDEMLRTLKIIHASETESVELASYRLRDVAVLWYNNWVLSRGENAPLPIWQEFVDAFIRHYLPPEVRRARADRFLNLKQGSMSAREYSLQFNSLARYAPTMMADMGDRVHRFVSGLGPHLFKDCLTASLQAGMDIARIQAHAQNLEGKQPPQRGDRDVDRRQNKRDRSMGESSEYKGGSRQNYSSHSVQSVTSVPPRVASQGYDFSSHTGPDQSFTESGSRYRGDYSQRRPPAPRCSQCGRLHSGRCLQGSDACYACGQVGHMMRDCPSMSGRVGTQPTRSVAGSSSVRPGGQTPSIPAGQGRVRGGASTSGATQPRIYALADRQDPESYPDAVTGTSAPLIMCERRNEYL
- the LOC132045752 gene encoding uncharacterized protein LOC132045752 isoform X2, producing the protein MPLRKKKKASTIRGAAGEGTSREPPVELGHSESQSATPSHATSIPPVAGGHEEVFTPAPVHPVPPPVTSGQQVTEAIHLLTQLVATQAQRQNVSSSDQSASTRARDFISLKPPEFFGSKPDEDPQGFIDEMLRTLKIIHASETESVELASYRLRDVAVLWYNNWVLSRGENAPLPIWQEFVDAFIRHYLPPEVRRARADRFLNLKQGSMSAREYSLQFNSLARYAPTMMADMGDRVHRFVSGLGPHLFKDCLTASLQAGMDIARIQAHAQNLEGKQPPQRGDRDVDRRQNKRDRSMGESSEYKGGSRQNYSSHSVQSVTSVPPRVASQGYDFSSHTGPDQSFTESGSRYRGDYSQRRPPAPRCSQCGRLHSGRCLQGSDACYACGQVGHMMRDCPSMSGRVGTQPTRSVAGSSSVRPGGQTPSIPAGQGRVRGGASTSGATQPRIYALADRQDPESYPDAVTGNDVTLGEGK